One Euphorbia lathyris chromosome 1, ddEupLath1.1, whole genome shotgun sequence DNA segment encodes these proteins:
- the LOC136210547 gene encoding squalene monooxygenase SE1-like, producing MSSIRAERDYVIHEDFMKAVRKLNEAKKLESSSHYNADFDCVEEIDAQRMFGYALFKDGKHTQLAYPLEKFHSDVAGRSFHNGHFIQRMREKAASLARRFLLFQMAKWQAI from the exons ATGTCATCAATCCGTGCAGAACGTGATTATGTTATCCATGAAGATTTTATGAAG GCTGTAAGGAAGCTTAACGAGGCAAAGAAACTGGAGTCAAGCTCACACTATAATGCAGATTTTG ATTGTGTGGAAGAAATTGATGCACAACGGATGTTTGGTTATGCTCTTTTCAAGGATGGAAAACATACCCAACTTGCTTATCCCTTGGAAAAGTTCCATTCTGATGTAGCAGGAAGGAGCTTTCACAATGGTCATTTTATACAGAGGATGAGGGAAAAAGCTGCATCTCTAGCCAGAAGGTTCCTTCTATTTCAAATGGCGAAATGGCAAGCTATTTGA